GCCGATCTTGAACGCAACGGTCAATTCGTTCAATATATACGCCGGTATCAGCACGTGCGACGGAACGTCCGCCAGCGTCTGCGGACGGTCGAGCCCGCCCATAGACATGAACAGGGTGATATAGTCGGTGTTCGTTCCCATTTGTTTGAACATGAAAATCCGCAGCGGCGCTTCCGCTTCGGTAAAGGCCGCTTCAATGCCGATTTCTCCGTCGGAAAGCGGTTTAAACGAATTATCGTAAATGTCGGTGAACGTCGGCCACATGATGAACAGCGTCATAAAAAACGCGATGCCGTTCAAAACGGCCGTCGGCGGCACTTGCTGAAGGGATAAAGCGCGTTTTATGAAATCAAGCACGATCGAAAACCGTAAAAAACAGGTCAGCAGAATCAGAATGCTCGGCGCGAGCGTCAAAATCGTCAGCAGCAACAGTAACTGCACCGAAAACGCGACTTCCTGTCCGGTCTGCGGAGAGCGGATATCGACGCTGATCGAGGGTATTTGCGTACCGGTTACCGTACCGTCCATTTCGGTCCGACCGGCCGCGGAACCTTGCGGAAACGTCTGCTGAGACATAACCGGCATACAGCACGCCGCGGCGAGCAGCGAGCACAAAATGATTTTGGGCAGCGTTTTCGAGGCGAACCGCTTCATTCCGCATCCTCCGGAAAGGAATCGGTCGTGTGCTGCAGCCGTTCGCGCTGCTGGCGGAGAATACGGCTTGCCTGTCCGGCGGAGTCCGCGAACGGCTTTTCGGCAGAAGACGCGGTGTCCGTACGGATTTTACCGCCCGACGCCGCGGCGTTTTTCGGCGTTCTGAACAGATCCAAAACGGACGCGAAATCTTTCGGCTTCGCACCGGCCGGTTCCGATTCGGCGTGCAGATTCATCGCGTCGACGAGTTCCTTGTCGTCTATTTCACCGATGAGATTTACGGCGGAATCGGTAACGCCGATCAGATATGCGTGCGAGTTCAGCGTAACGACGTACGCAAATTTACCGGGAGCAAGCGTCAGCGACGCGACTTTTTTAAGATACGGATCCGTTTTTTGAGCGGGGGTCATACCTTTTTTCAGAAGGAAAACGATACCGTAAATACAGGCGATAACCGCGGCGAGTACCAAAATCATCCTGACGAAAAGCCATACGGTGGACGGCTGCTTTACCGCGGCCGCGCCGGTATCGGGCGCCGCAGGAGTGATTACCAGCAGGGATTCCGCCTCTGAGCGCGGTACGGAAGTTTCATCGGCAGCGGAGCCGGTTCCGCCGTTTTCCACCGGAAGCACGACCCCTGTTTGCGCAGGCACACTTTGCGCGGCCGGCGTTTGTGCAAAACATAAAGCTGCGCTGCATAAAGCGGCGCACAGTACCAAAACGAATTTTGAAATCCTGAAAATTTTCCCACCCCCGTGAAAACGTACGCGTAATTACCGTCAGCCGGTAACGCGCTCGATCGGTGAAAGGATTTCGGTAACACGGACACCGAAATTTTCGTCGATAACGACGACTTCACCTTTTGCGATCGGTTTATGGTTGACCAAAATATCGACGGGTTCACCGGCAAGTTTATCAAGTTCGATAATCGTGCCTTCACCCATTCCGAGAATCTCTTTTATCTGCTTTTTGGTACGTCCCAGTTCTACGGTCATTTCCATGTATACGTCCATGATAAGACCGATATTGCCCTGTTCGGTAACACTCATGCCCGACTGCAGCCCGGGAAACTGCAGGGACTGCACGTTGGGTGCGTTCATTCCCATGGAAGCCGCGGAAAAACCGCCGTTCATGTTCATTCCCATATTGCCCATATTCATCATACCGGGATTGCCCATTTGCTGCGGCATTCCCATATTCATTCCCATACCCGGATTGCCCATTTGCTGCGGCATCCCCATGTTCATTCCCATACCGGACATATCCGCGGCACCGGCGGACATTCCACCCATACCGGCCGGCTGCTGAGCCGCAGCGGGCGCACCGCCGCCGAGTGCGGCGCTCATCTGTTCACCGACGCTGCCCGCCACTGCTTCCCACAAGGTGTACGCGCCGCCGTCGATCGTAACCGGATATGAAAACAGTACGAACGTATTCTGAGGAAAGCGAACCATCGCTTTAGGTCCGTTCACCGGTTCGCCCGGATTGCACGCAAGACCGGGAAATTTTCCCGTCTTCGTCAATTCGGTAATTTCAGCGCCGGTATGCTGGGACACGACTTCGCTGATAACGGACAGCGCCATGTCGTCGAGTTCCGCGTTTTCTTCTTTATTAATCAGATTCGTCAATTTCTGTGCGAAATCGGTCGAAAGCACGTACAAATGATCGCCGTGCAGTCCTTCCGAAAAATCAGCCATAACGGCGACGACGACTTCCGGCAGTTTTGACAAAAACTGATCACGGGTAAGCGTTTCCGCAACGGGTTTTCCCACGTCCACCTGAACACCGGTCATCGTTCCGACGTTCTGGGCAAGCGTATCTTTTATTTTTCCGGCGAACTGTTCCAGAACGCCCGTATCTATATGGACTGCAGGGGAAGGAGACGACGACCCCGAAGACGAAAGTCCGCCCATATCCACGCCTGCCAACAAAGCATCAATTTCATCTTGAGAAATGGCACCATCACTCATATGTTTCATCTCCTTCTACGGATAATTCTTCAAATTCTTCCAATTCGCCCTGAGTTATTTTACTCAGCACCTGCACCGCCATCTTCTTGCCGATAACGCCGGGCTGGCACAAAAACTTTTTCTTATTGCCGATGCTCAGCGTAATCGGATCGGTAATGCGTACATTAGATAATCGGACGATATCTCCCACTCGTAAAGCTAAAACATCTCGTATCGGCAAAGAAACCGAACCGATTTCCGCAACGACGTCCATATCGACGTCGGAAAGTTTTTCTTTCAGAACACCCAGATACTGCGTCGTCGAACTGCGCCGCACGGATGAAAACCAGAACTGCGACGACAGTTTTGAAATGATCGGTTCTATCGTAAGATACGGAATACAGAAGTTCATCATGCCTTCTTCTTCGCCGACTTTCGTTTCAAGCGTAACCAGTACGACCATTTCCGAAGGAGGTACGATCTGGGCAAACTGCGGATTCGTTTCTATCTGACCGAGCCGCGGCCGTAAATCGATAACCTGCGTCCACGCTTCGCGCATATTGGCCAGAATGCGGACGATAATGCCTTCCATAACGGACTGCTCGATATCGGTCAGATCGCGCTGGACTTTCGCCCCCTGCCCGGTACCGCCGAACAGTCGGTCTATCATTGAAAACGTTATGGCCGGATCGATTTCAAGAATCGCGTTTCCTTTCAGCGGATCCATATTGATGACGGCGAGCGTCGTCGGCGTCGGAATGGAACGGATAAATTCCTCATAGGTAAGCTGATCTACGGATGCGACGTGAACGTGCACCATGCTGCGCAATTGGGCGGAAAGGCTCGTCGTCGTCAAACGGGCGAACGTTTCGTGCATGATGGAAACGGTACGTATCTGTTCTTTTGAAAATTTGTCGGGACGTTTGAAATCGTAAATTTTTATTTTACGCGTATCGTTTACCGGTTTAAAATCTTCAGGTTCAGTATTACCGGAACTGATAGCAGTGAGGAGCTGATCTATTTCGTCCTGCGACAGAACTTCATTCATATGTCAATCCCCTAATTCACGAAAGGCTGCGTTTTGTTTGCTTCTGTCGGCGACAGAACTTCATTCATATGTCGATCCCCTAATTCACGAAAGGCTGCGTTTTGTCTGCCGCGGGCGGCGGCAGCGCCTACGCACGCTACTGTTCTATAATTTCAAGACTCAAAAAGCGCACGTCTTTTATTTTGGACGAGCTTAAAATATCGTCGTTGATTGCGTTTCTGATTTCGATCCGCAGTTTATCTTCATTTTGAGGACGAAGTTCGCTTATTTTCTTTTCCGTAAAATACCGGCGCAAAAAGTCCTTGATCTCTATCTGACGCGCGGTAATTTCCGTTGAAGTCGCCTTATCGTCTTTTTTGTAGCCCAAAACGACTTCCACAACGACGCTTGCGGGAATGGAGTCGCTCGTTTTCGTACGGATGGATCCGATCGAACTGTACCAGTCCAAAATTTCCCGTTTGCCGACGTAATCCTGCGATACGGGAATGGCCGCCTGCTGGGCCGAATTGCCGCCCATAATTTTCATGGTAATTACCACGACCGTAACGATGAGAATGATCGCACCTAAAACAATGGCGACCCATTTCAGAAGAGCAGGAAACAGTCCGCCTATACCGCGTTTTTTCTCCGCAGCACCGCCTGATTCTCCGTTGTCGTCCAAACCTAAATCGTCATCAGCCATACAAAACCTTCCTCTATCATATCATTCTATCATTAAAAATGACCTTCGTCCAGAATAATTATATCCACGCGGCGGTTATACGCCCTGCCCTCCGCCGTATCGTTTGAAAACTTGGGGCGAGTGTCGGCGTAGCCGGCCACGGAAAACTGAGCTTCGTTTACCCCGAAGTCGGACAAATAATGCAGCACGTTTACCGCACGCGCGGCGGATAATTCCCAGTTACTGGGAAAATCCTTACTTGCAACCGGCGTTCCGTCGGTGTGCCCTTCGATACGGAAGCGCCGCCCGGACAACTCTTTTGAAGACAGAAATTGCGCCAGCCGCAGAACGGTGGCCCGCGTTTCTTCTATATTAAGTGCGGCGCTGCCCGGCGCAAAAAACGAATCCGACGCGAGCGTGATCACCAGCCCCCGTTCGTCGCTCGACAACGTAATTTTATTCGATTTTACGTCCGGCGCGAACAAACTGACCGCACGCTTTACCGAAAGTCCGAGCGATTTGCCTTTTTCAAGCGAGGGCAGACTGTTTATCGTGTTTCCCAAATCCGCAAGCCGTCCCGCCGCAAGCGACTGACCGCCGGCCGTCGGATCGCCCTGCAAAGAAGCGGTCAGCGCCGCCATCTGCACCGCGTCGACTTCGGTCGGATTATACAACATGACGAAGAAACAGAGCATCAGCGTGATCATGTCGCCGTACGTTCCCATCCATGCGGTTGAGGGCTTTTCAGGTTCTTTTCTTCCCATCAGTAACTCCGTTTAGTCTTTCAAAACGTCCGATTCTATTGCTTTTCTGGATTTAGGATCCAGATACGTCAACAGTTTCATGGCGAGAATACGGGGGTTGTCTCCGGCCTGAATGGACAGGACGCCTTCTACTATCATTTCTTTTGTCCGCATTTCAACGTTGTTCTGCCCGATCAGTTTCTGCGCCATAGGAGCCAAAATCCAGTTTGCCATCATGGAGCCGTACAGCGTGGTGATAAGCGCGACGGCCATATTCGGACCGAGCGACGACTTGTCTTCCAAGTTGTTCAACATACCGATCAAACCCAGAACGGTACCCATCATTCCGAATCCGGGTGCGAAGCCTGCCCACTGGTTCATGATATTGATGTACACCATATGACGCGCTTCAACCTGACTCATTTCGCTTTCAAGAATCGTCCTGATAACCGCGCCGTCGGTACCGTCTACAACCAGACGCAGTCCCGTTTTCATAAAAGCGTCGTCCAGATCTTCAAGCCCCTCTTCGAGCGCAAGAATACCTTCGCGGCGCGCCTTTTCGGAAAGGGCGACCATATTCTGCACCAAAACCTTTTCACCGAAGTCGGGAATTTTGAACGTTTTTCCGATAATGGCAAACATCGTCGTAACCTGTTTTAACGGAGCAACGATAAGCAAAGCGCAGAACGAACCGCCGATCGTCATGAACACCGAGGGAATATCGATAATTCCCATAAGCGTACCGCCTGAGGTAAGAACGGACATGACGATACACGCCGCTCCGCCGATCAAACCGATTATTGTTGCTATATCCATTCAGAAACTCCTATATCCGTTTACTCTTCGTTCTTTAAAGCACCGATCCGGCGCCTGTATTCGATAATTTTTTCAATAATGTCTTCCGGGGGATTTTTTACGACGACGTGTTTGCCCGAAAGCATGGTCAGCGTAACGTCGGGATTGCATTCTATCGATTCGATCTGATGCGGATTGATCCAGTATTTTTTTCCGTCAAGACGCAATACTTCTATCATACTTTATTGTGTACGCTTACGGCATTACCGTCAAGTAGGCAAGCGCCGCGCCGCAATGACCTCCCTCAAAAAAAATACGTATCCATTCTATTACAATATCGGAATTATGGGAATGAAGCTGAGAAAAAAAACGCCGCCGCCGGCGTTTTTTTACACGGTTTCGGCAACGGGCCGCTCGTCCAACAACTCGGCCGGCAACTAAACCGAAAACAGGCCGCTCGGCCGGGCGCATAAAAAAGGATCGACCGCGAAGCGTTCCGCTCCGTTTCGGTCGATCCACTTTACACTTCCGCGTGCCGGCTGCTGCCGCGCGGACGGTTAGCGATTATCGGTTCCGGTTACCCATTGCCGGTTACCGCTTCAAGTTCATCACCGTATCAAGCAGCGTGTCTGCCGTCTGAATCGTTTTGGAACTCGCCTGAAAACCGCGCTGCGTTACGATCATATCGGTAAACTGTTCGGTCAAGTCGACGTTCGACATTTCAAGCGAGCCTGCCAGCATGGAACCTTTGCCTGCGATACCGGACGTACCGATGTTCGCCAGTCCCGAGTTGTTCGACTGCACGTACGTATTGTCGCCGGCTTTTTCAAGACCGCCCTGGTTGCTGAACGTGGCGAGCGCAATCTGACCGAGCACGCGGTTGGTACCGTTGGAATACACGCCGGTAATGATGCCGCTCGAATCTATCTTGAAGTTGTCCAAATACCCCATCGTGTAGCCGTCCTGATAATACGCCTTCGTCGAACTTTGCGACGCGCTCTGGGTTATCGTATGCTGCTGACTGCCGATCGTGCCCAGATTGATGTTCATGGTCTGACGGTACGGATTTCCGTCCGCGTCGGGATTGGAATCGGTTACCGTAAAAGACGTCTGCAAGACGATCTGTCCGGTGGGATTCGTAACGTTGCCCGCGCTGTCCGTTACGGACTGGAGCGAACCGGTATTGTCGAAATTGACGAGGAACGTGTTCGCGACACCGTCCGTCGTTCCCAAACCGACGCGCGTCTGCGTAACGTCGGCATTGTCAGGATCGATCAGAACGGTTGCCTGCCACTGGTTCGGATTACCCGGTACGCGGGCAAACGCGACGGACAACATGTGTTCGTTGCCGAAGCTGTCGTACACTTTCTGTTCCGTGGACCAAGTGCCTTTCATGATATCCGATTCGCTCGCGCCTTCAAGAATTTCAGGCGTGTTTTTGTTCAGGTTGCAGGCAAAATTGACGTTCTGCGTCGCTTTCGCAGGATCTTTGGAACCGACCGGAATAATCAAGTCTTCGGGTGAGCCGGCCGTATTCAGGATCATTTCACCGTTCGCTTCCTGAGCCATCCAGCCCTGAACGCGCAGTCCGTTCGCCGGATTGACGAGCGTACCGTCGCTGTCGAGTCCGAACGCTCCGGCGCGGGTATAAAACGTTTCTTCGCCGTTTTTCAGTACGAAAAATCCGTTTCCCTGAATAGCCACGTCGGTCGCAACTCCGGTGGACTGCAGGTTTCCCTGCGTAAAAACGGTGTCGATGCTGGCGACCATAACGCCCAGACCGACTTCTTTAGGATTAACACCGCCGACTTCGGTTGTCGGTTTTGCAGCGCCCGAAAGCTGCTGTGAAATCATATCCTGAAAATTGACGCGGCCGCGTTTGAATCCGGTCGTGTTGACGTTGGCGACGTTGTTGCCGATAACGTCAAGACGCGTCTGGTGGTTCTGCATACCGGATACACCGGAATAAAGTGATCTCATCATATAGCTACCCTCTTAGTTACCATATACGGCGTTAATCTGATCCATGCTGTACAGCATTCCGTTTACTTTTATCTGCGGAGCGGCTCCGCGCGTTACCGATTCCACGACGCCGCTCACCGCCGCGTCGCCGGCGTTCAGCTCGACGTTTTTTCCCAGCAGGGACACCGCTTCGTTCGAGTTGAGCATATTAGCCAGTTTCGTAAACTCGCTGCTCATGTTCGTCATCTGCTCCAGTGAAGAAAACTGCGCCATCTGAGCGATGAACTCGGTGTTCTCCATGGGACTGGTCGGATCCTGATTGGAAAGCTGCGTTAGCAACAGTTTGAGAAAATCATCCTTGCCCAATTGCTGACTTGCAGTACGTCCGTTTACGGCAAGAGTTTTGTTGAATGAATCGACCGCAGTTTTCGCCTGCAGTTGATCCGCCGTACTCATGACAGCTTTAAATTCCATGAATCAGTACTCCTCTCAGATCTGAAAAATATGTCGGGAACCGTATGTACGCAAACGGTTCCCCGGTTTCAAGCCATTATATTAACGGCAATTTGCGCCGAATCTGAATACATTTTTTGAGTAAAAAATTCGGCTTCCGCATAATCGCCATCATCTACCATATCGGCGTACGAAGTGTGTTTGAACAGCATTTCGGCAGCGGCAGTCTGTTGCTGCGCGTCGTGCTGCGAACCGCTTCCCGTATCGCCGCCGCTCCAGGACAAATCGAATCCGGCAGTTTCAAAACCGCTTGCGTTGAACGCCTGTTTTATGGAATCGATATTGTTTTTGAACGCGTTGTACGCGTCTTCCGACGCGACGGTTATATGTCCTGAAATCAGTTTGTCGTGCAGGTTCAAGCTGATTTTAACGTTGCCCAATTCTTCGGGATGCAGAATCAAATTAATCGTACCCGCGTTGCCGTCGCGCAGAACGATCGAGCCCGTTTTGACGAATTCAGCGGCGTTGCTTTGCAGTTCCGACGACAGCAAAGACGCAAACCGTGATTCTCCCGGCTTGGAAGCGGCTGAAGCCGTACCGGCCTGCGCGCCGGAATCTCCGGCAAGGTTCATCGTAATATCGGCAGAACCGTCGCCGTACGAAACGGACGTGACGAACTTCGATTCGCGCAGTCCGGCTTCGGTAACGCCGCCGTCGGCGGCCGACCGCGCGTCGGTAACGTGAATTTTTTCATCAAGCGCGGTTCCCGTTGAAAGTTTTATATTTTTGCGGCCGCCTTCGGCTTCCGCTCCGTCCGCACTGAACGGAAGCGCCGACGCGGCGGTTTCCGGCTGCAGCGCGCCGCTTCCGGCTGCCTGCAGCAGCGGGTCGCCGGACTGCGCGGACGTATCGCGTTTATGCGTTTTTTTGTCCAGAGGGTGTTCCGCGTCAACCGAATCTGCGGCGGCTTCCGTAAGTATATCCGCATCCGCTTGTGCGGAAATCGCCGCAGACAGAACGGAATCTTCTGCAGCCGCTTCCGCATCGACAGCCGGCGCCGGAACGGCAAGTTCGGAAAGCGCCGCGCCGGTTTTGTCCGTATCCGCTGCGCCGTCCGCAGCCATTGCCGCTTTCAAATCTGCCCGAATCTCACTGCCGACCGGTTTCTTTCCGTCAAGGTTTACCGCACGTACTGCGGAATTCTCCGACTTCGAGTCGGCATCTGCGGCGGCGGGTTCCGATTCCGCAGACGATTCGGCGGCGGAACTGATGCGTTCGCCGTCCGTATTCGTACCGGAGGTATCTTTTAAGGCCTTTTCCAATTGTTCTTCAAACGATACGCCGCCCGTTTCTTTCGGACGCTGGCTTTGAGCTGAAGCAGTCGAGAGCGTTTCCGATCCCGGCTTATCAAGCTGAATATGTACTGTCTGCATCGGCATATCTCCTACAGTGTAATCATCGACTGATTCGGCACGGTTGTTAAATGATTTTTTTCGGAAAACGCCGATCATCGATTCGGCACGCAAAACCGGCCGGCACCGCAATAGTTACTTCACAAAGTGGAATTTTTAGAGTAGAATAGACACTATGTCAAAGCAAAAGATTCCGGCGACACCGTCCATCAGACGGCTGCCATCATATTTGCACATTATCAGACAAGCCCGGAACGAAGGGTATGAGTTCATTTCGGGAACGGTTATCGCGCAAGAACTGCATCTGGAACCGATTCAGGTACGTAAAGATCTGGCTATAACCGGTATTATCGGCAAACCGAAACGCGGCTATCCGGTTGCGCCGCTGATTACCGCAATAGAACATTTTTTGGGTTGGGATACGTCGAAAAACGCGGTATTGATAGGCGCCGGCAATTTGGCGACGGCTCTGACCGGATATCAGGAATTCCAATATCACGGACTGAACTTCGTCGCGGCGTTCGACAAGAGTCCGGCGAAAATCGGCACGAAAATTCACGGCGTGCCGGTGTTTTCAATAGATACGCTGCCCGTTCAAATCAGAAACCTCGACGCGACGATCGCCGTTTTGACGGTGCCGTCGCAAAACGCCCAGGAAACGGCGGACATAATCGTTGCGGCAGGCATAAAAGCGATTTGGAATTTTACGAACGTAAAACTGAAACTGCCGGAAGACATCGTCTGCCAGCGTGAAGATCTTACCTCGGGCTACGCCATGCTGTGCGTAATGATGGACGCCGTCCGCCCGAAGCCGGTAAAAGAGTAATTATGAGCGACGAATCGGAAACGACCAAAAACGCGTATCAGGCGCAGCTGTTTGCGAATCGGCTGAGCAAACGGTATAAGCATTTGCGAAAATGGGCGAAGCGCGAGCGAATCAGCTGCTACCGTCTGTACGACCGGGACATTCCCGAAATTCCGCTGGCCGCGGATCTGTACGAAGCGCTGCCGCCCGAGGTGTGTACCGCCGCGCAGGCCGTACGATTCGTAACCGGAGACGCCGCGAACGCGGAAAACCCGAATCGATATCTGCACCTGTTTCTCTACGAGCGGCCGTATGAAAAATCGGAAGCAAGTGAAAGCGCGTGGCTCGACGCGATGGCGGACGCGGCGGCTTCGGTGCTCGGTCTTGCACGGAACCGGATTATCGTCAAAACGAGGAGACGGCAGCGCGGCACCGATTCGCAATATGAAAAACGTGAAGCGGAAACGAGCGTAACGGGCACCGTTCTGGAACAGGGGCAGCTTTTTTACGTAAACCTGACCGATTATCTCGATACGGGGCTGTTCTTCGACCACCGGCCGCTGCGCAAAACGGTGCGCGACACGGCGGACGGCAAGCGGGTGCTCAATCTGTTCTGCTATACCGGCTCTTTTTCCGTGTACGCGGCGCAGGGAGGAGCGGCTTCGGTGGATTCCGTCGACCTTTCAAACACGTACCTCGGCTGGGCGCGGCGGAATATGGAACTGAACGAATTTACCGACCAGGCGCGCTACCGGTTCGTCAGAGCCGACGCGGCGTCCTTTTTGAAGACGGCGAAAGAAAAGTGGGACATCATTATCCTCGATCCGCCGACGTTTTCAAATTCCAAAAAAACCGAAACGGAACTCGACGTAAACCGGGACTGGGCGGCGCTGGCAACGGATTGTCTGAATTTGCTGAGCGGCGGCGGCGTATTGTATTTTTCGACGAACAGCCGGAAACTGGTCTTCGACGCGGCGGCGCTCCCGTCCGTAACCGAACAGCGTAAAATAATCCAAATCACGGATATCACCGAGCAAACGATTCCGGAAGATTACCGCAATACGAAAATTCACCGGTGCTGGAAACTCGCGATCGGCCGGTAAAAGATTCGCTTTTATTTACACGCAAAGTATTCTGTTGTATAGTACGGTATGGACATCTCAAACAAACAGCCCGTGCCGTTGTGCGCCGGCGTGCACGTGATCACCGGCGTTACCAATATCGGCGTTATCGCCGATTATCCGGCGGAACCGGCCGACGGCGGAAAATCAGCGGCTGTTCCCGATTTATATCTGATAGACAGCGGCGCGGACGGCGACGCGGCGAAAAAAATATATAAAACGCTTGAATCGCTCTATCCCGAAGGGTTTACGCTGAAAGCCGTGATTTGCACGCATTCAAACGCCGACCATATCGGCGGCAACGACTGGTTTCAAAAGCACACCGGCTGCGGCGTCTGGGCGAGTTTGGGCGAACGCGGTTCCATCGAGCATACCGTTATTGAAGCGGCAATTATCTGGGGCGGTTATCCGTTTGCGGAAATTACCGGCAAACGGTACGTGGCCCGGCCGTCGCGGGTAACGCGCGTTATCGGCTGCGGTGAAACGGTGCGGCTTGCAGGCGGCGCGGAAATTTCGTTTATTTCCCTGCCCGGCCACTATCTTGACATGATAGGCGTTTTATACACCGCAGGTGCGCCGATTACCGGAGCGCAGACGGATAACGAGCCGCCGCGCCGGGTTCTGTTTTTGGGCGACTGCATATTCGGCCGCCACGTGATAAAAAAATACTGGATACCGTTTTTGTTCGACGTCGGACAGTTCAAACGGACGCTGGATACGATTAAAACCGTTCCCGCCGATGCGTACGTTCCCAGCCACGGAGACGTTCTCGATTCGGCCGATTCGCTGGAAGCGCTTGCGGAACTGAATATGATCGCCATCATGGAAACCGAAGTGAGTATTCTTGCGGTTTTGAAAGAAGAAAAAACGGCCGAAGAACTGCTGCAGGCGGTAGCCGATTTAAACCGAATCGAACTGGCCGACGGGCAGTACGTTCTGATAGGCTGTACGCTGCGTTCGTATCTGTCGTATTTGCACGGTCAGAAAAAAATCGGCCATTACATTCGCGGTAACAAAATGTACTGGAAGCGGCTCGAATCAAACGGGTCTGAAAACGACTAGCCCGGATGCGCAGGGCGGAACCCGGTAAAAAAGCCCCGCGCGGGCTTTTTTACGGAGGCGAGAGCCGAACCCCGGAGCAAGCCGGTCAGCGGTACGGTGTGCTCCGCAGGAACCGTCCATCGGTATCTTGCATAATA
This sequence is a window from Treponema brennaborense DSM 12168. Protein-coding genes within it:
- the fliM gene encoding flagellar motor switch protein FliM, encoding MNEVLSQDEIDQLLTAISSGNTEPEDFKPVNDTRKIKIYDFKRPDKFSKEQIRTVSIMHETFARLTTTSLSAQLRSMVHVHVASVDQLTYEEFIRSIPTPTTLAVINMDPLKGNAILEIDPAITFSMIDRLFGGTGQGAKVQRDLTDIEQSVMEGIIVRILANMREAWTQVIDLRPRLGQIETNPQFAQIVPPSEMVVLVTLETKVGEEEGMMNFCIPYLTIEPIISKLSSQFWFSSVRRSSTTQYLGVLKEKLSDVDMDVVAEIGSVSLPIRDVLALRVGDIVRLSNVRITDPITLSIGNKKKFLCQPGVIGKKMAVQVLSKITQGELEEFEELSVEGDETYE
- a CDS encoding FliO/MopB family protein — translated: MPAQTGVVLPVENGGTGSAADETSVPRSEAESLLVITPAAPDTGAAAVKQPSTVWLFVRMILVLAAVIACIYGIVFLLKKGMTPAQKTDPYLKKVASLTLAPGKFAYVVTLNSHAYLIGVTDSAVNLIGEIDDKELVDAMNLHAESEPAGAKPKDFASVLDLFRTPKNAAASGGKIRTDTASSAEKPFADSAGQASRILRQQRERLQHTTDSFPEDAE
- the motB gene encoding flagellar motor protein MotB, which produces MGRKEPEKPSTAWMGTYGDMITLMLCFFVMLYNPTEVDAVQMAALTASLQGDPTAGGQSLAAGRLADLGNTINSLPSLEKGKSLGLSVKRAVSLFAPDVKSNKITLSSDERGLVITLASDSFFAPGSAALNIEETRATVLRLAQFLSSKELSGRRFRIEGHTDGTPVASKDFPSNWELSAARAVNVLHYLSDFGVNEAQFSVAGYADTRPKFSNDTAEGRAYNRRVDIIILDEGHF
- a CDS encoding motility protein A, producing the protein MDIATIIGLIGGAACIVMSVLTSGGTLMGIIDIPSVFMTIGGSFCALLIVAPLKQVTTMFAIIGKTFKIPDFGEKVLVQNMVALSEKARREGILALEEGLEDLDDAFMKTGLRLVVDGTDGAVIRTILESEMSQVEARHMVYINIMNQWAGFAPGFGMMGTVLGLIGMLNNLEDKSSLGPNMAVALITTLYGSMMANWILAPMAQKLIGQNNVEMRTKEMIVEGVLSIQAGDNPRILAMKLLTYLDPKSRKAIESDVLKD
- a CDS encoding flagellar basal body-associated FliL family protein gives rise to the protein MADDDLGLDDNGESGGAAEKKRGIGGLFPALLKWVAIVLGAIILIVTVVVITMKIMGGNSAQQAAIPVSQDYVGKREILDWYSSIGSIRTKTSDSIPASVVVEVVLGYKKDDKATSTEITARQIEIKDFLRRYFTEKKISELRPQNEDKLRIEIRNAINDDILSSSKIKDVRFLSLEIIEQ
- the flgE gene encoding flagellar hook protein FlgE; this translates as MMRSLYSGVSGMQNHQTRLDVIGNNVANVNTTGFKRGRVNFQDMISQQLSGAAKPTTEVGGVNPKEVGLGVMVASIDTVFTQGNLQSTGVATDVAIQGNGFFVLKNGEETFYTRAGAFGLDSDGTLVNPANGLRVQGWMAQEANGEMILNTAGSPEDLIIPVGSKDPAKATQNVNFACNLNKNTPEILEGASESDIMKGTWSTEQKVYDSFGNEHMLSVAFARVPGNPNQWQATVLIDPDNADVTQTRVGLGTTDGVANTFLVNFDNTGSLQSVTDSAGNVTNPTGQIVLQTSFTVTDSNPDADGNPYRQTMNINLGTIGSQQHTITQSASQSSTKAYYQDGYTMGYLDNFKIDSSGIITGVYSNGTNRVLGQIALATFSNQGGLEKAGDNTYVQSNNSGLANIGTSGIAGKGSMLAGSLEMSNVDLTEQFTDMIVTQRGFQASSKTIQTADTLLDTVMNLKR
- the fliN gene encoding flagellar motor switch protein FliN, translated to MSDGAISQDEIDALLAGVDMGGLSSSGSSSPSPAVHIDTGVLEQFAGKIKDTLAQNVGTMTGVQVDVGKPVAETLTRDQFLSKLPEVVVAVMADFSEGLHGDHLYVLSTDFAQKLTNLINKEENAELDDMALSVISEVVSQHTGAEITELTKTGKFPGLACNPGEPVNGPKAMVRFPQNTFVLFSYPVTIDGGAYTLWEAVAGSVGEQMSAALGGGAPAAAQQPAGMGGMSAGAADMSGMGMNMGMPQQMGNPGMGMNMGMPQQMGNPGMMNMGNMGMNMNGGFSAASMGMNAPNVQSLQFPGLQSGMSVTEQGNIGLIMDVYMEMTVELGRTKKQIKEILGMGEGTIIELDKLAGEPVDILVNHKPIAKGEVVVIDENFGVRVTEILSPIERVTG
- the fliP gene encoding flagellar type III secretion system pore protein FliP (The bacterial flagellar biogenesis protein FliP forms a type III secretion system (T3SS)-type pore required for flagellar assembly.), with the translated sequence MPVMSQQTFPQGSAAGRTEMDGTVTGTQIPSISVDIRSPQTGQEVAFSVQLLLLLTILTLAPSILILLTCFLRFSIVLDFIKRALSLQQVPPTAVLNGIAFFMTLFIMWPTFTDIYDNSFKPLSDGEIGIEAAFTEAEAPLRIFMFKQMGTNTDYITLFMSMGGLDRPQTLADVPSHVLIPAYILNELTVAFKIGVLLYIPFIVIDMVVASVLMSMGMIMLPPVQISMPFKLMLFVLIDGWGLLTQQLFNSIVR
- a CDS encoding flagellar FlbD family protein; amino-acid sequence: MIEVLRLDGKKYWINPHQIESIECNPDVTLTMLSGKHVVVKNPPEDIIEKIIEYRRRIGALKNEE